From Cucumis melo cultivar AY chromosome 1, USDA_Cmelo_AY_1.0, whole genome shotgun sequence, a single genomic window includes:
- the LOC103499766 gene encoding root phototropism protein 3 yields MNNNHQSPPQNSGKISPGPQFGDNNSDQSYWFDDSTILDIDYFVKTLAGIKAKGVRSDLIGSIITHYASKWLPDLSDEALNNHQGNNNNNGGVNLMNNNSFQESPESVTNSWMKKRFFVETLVGVLPPERDLIPCNFLLRLLRTANMVGVEAPYKAELEKRITWQLDQASLKEVMIPSFSHTCGTVLDVELVIRLVKRFVSLEDGGGVRSGAALVKVAKMVDCYLAEAAMDSNLGLTEFVELAGALPNHARGSDDGLYRAIDTYLKAHPNVSKQERKSICKLMDSRKLSTEASLHAAQNERLPVRAVIQVLFSEQTKLNYRHLDWSGSIGGGGGRSPSAALDHLPTRCQSKREITAQQMEIKRLKDTVVRLQNQCNLMQAQMERLSEKKRGSFFKWRKFGFKNYVGDMEKLDDGGGEGGGGEMGEEGFGRQTPVDIKTKLVKRRTPTKTWRKSVS; encoded by the exons ATGAACAATAATCACCAATCTCCGCCTCAAAATTCCGGCAAAATCTCCCCTGGTCCTCAATTTGGTGATAATAATTCCGACCAATCTTACTGGTTCGACGATTCCACCATCCTCGACATCGATTACTTCGTCAAAACCCTAGCCGGAATCAAAGCCAAAGGCGTACGTAGCGATTTAATCGGCTCTATTATTACACATTACGCTTCAAAATGGCTTCCAGATCTCTCCGATGAAGCACTCAACAACCATCAagggaataataataataatggtggTGTTAATTTGATGAATAACAATAGTTTTCAGGAATCGCCAGAGAGTGTGACGAATTCATGGATGAAGAAGAGGTTCTTTGTGGAGACGTTGGTTGGAGTTTTGCCACCGGAGAGGGATTTGATTCCGTGTAATTTTTTGTTGAGGTTACTTCGGACGGCGAATATGGTGGGAGTGGAGGCGCCGTATAAGGCGGAGTTGGAGAAGAGGATTACATGGCAGTTGGATCAAGCGTCGTTAAAGGAAGTGATGATACCTTCCTTTAGTCACACTTGTGGAACGGTTTTGGATGTGGAATTAGTGATTAGGCTTGTGAAGAGGTTTGTGAGCTTGGAAGACGGCGGGGGAGTTAGGAGCGGGGCCGCATTGGTTAAGGTGGCGAAAATGGTGGATTGTTATCTTGCGGAGGCGGCGATGGATTCTAATTTGGGATTGACGGAGTTTGTGGAGCTGGCGGGGGCTTTGCCGAACCATGCTCGAGGCTCCGATGATGGACTGTATAGAGCCATTGATACTTATCTCAAA GCACATCCAAATGTatcaaaacaagaaagaaagagtATATGCAAACTGATGGACAGTCGCAAGCTCTCAACAGAAGCCTCACTCCACGCAGCTCAAAACGAGCGTCTCCCGGTTCGAGCCGTAATCCAAGTCCTTTTCTCGGAGCAGACCAAACTCAACTACCGTCATCTTGATTGGAGTGGCTCGATCGGTGGGGGAGGAGGACGTAGCCCATCTGCTGCCCTCGACCATCTACCAACAAGGTGTCAGTCGAAGAGAGAAATCACGGCCCAACAAATGGAAATCAAGAGGCTAAAAGACACGGTTGTGAGGCTGCAAAATCAGTGCAATTTAATGCAAGCCCAAATGGAGAGGCTGTCGGAGAAAAAGAGAGGGAGTTTCTTCAAATGGAGGAAGTTTGGTTTTAAGAATTACGTTGGGGATATGGAGAAGCTTGATGACGGAGGTGGCGAGGGCGGAGGAGGGGAAATGGGGGAGGAAGGTTTTGGGAGGCAGACGCCGGTGGACATTAAAACTAAGTTGGTGAAACGTAGGACGCCAACGAAGACATGGAGGAAATCTGTGTCTTGa